A region from the Variovorax sp. V93 genome encodes:
- the paaD gene encoding 1,2-phenylacetyl-CoA epoxidase subunit PaaD has translation MNTAIASRVDAAWAVLHTVLDPEVPAVSVCDLGIVREVIEHDEGLEIVLTPTYSGCPATEAIEHDVLAAIEKAGLGRARATLRRAPAWSSDWISEEGRAKLKAYGIAPPAHLTPEAAAGTAVPIRLFGRIAGGERIACPRCASERTERLSAFGSTACKALYRCLACREPFEHFKPI, from the coding sequence GTGAACACCGCCATTGCATCGCGCGTCGACGCGGCCTGGGCCGTGCTGCACACGGTCCTCGACCCCGAGGTGCCGGCCGTGTCGGTCTGCGACCTGGGCATCGTGCGCGAGGTGATCGAACATGACGAAGGGCTGGAGATCGTGCTCACGCCGACCTACTCGGGCTGCCCCGCGACCGAAGCCATCGAGCACGACGTGCTGGCCGCCATCGAAAAGGCAGGCCTCGGCCGCGCACGCGCCACCTTGCGGCGCGCGCCCGCCTGGAGCAGCGACTGGATCAGCGAGGAAGGCCGCGCCAAGCTCAAGGCTTATGGCATCGCGCCGCCGGCCCACCTCACGCCAGAAGCTGCGGCCGGCACCGCCGTGCCCATCCGCCTCTTCGGCCGCATCGCCGGCGGCGAACGCATTGCCTGCCCGCGCTGCGCGAGCGAGCGCACCGAACGCCTCTCCGCCTTCGGCTCCACCGCATGCAAGGCGCTCTACCGCTGCCTCGCCTGCCGCGAACCCTTCGAACACTTCAAGCCGATCTGA